In Gemmatimonadaceae bacterium, the following are encoded in one genomic region:
- a CDS encoding Gfo/Idh/MocA family oxidoreductase: MTAPARRVRVGVLGAGAWAKFAHLPGYKRDPRCELVAIADPVIERAREFAAEFGIPHVYGSHEELIARADLDLVDVCTPSATHFALSWAALEAGKHVLCEKPVAYDYTETLRAAAFAKSRGLKTKLGFTFRYSPAMRYMKELIDEGFVGTPFIFNGYEQNSQWLDPQTPLRQVDVEADQSVIQVSSLEGYGAPIMDIGHLFMGSRFEQVVGTMRNFIPERMVRQTGTMMRMNIDDGDIFIGEFASGAIGSIQTSFVTVGNYPGIEARVYGSKGALICRLVEENGICEVLKAATGDQVEFRELEIPARFYPPGGNREESWRSLFYANLVSSFITEILSDGPENEGSFEDGAHVQELINAVELSFRERRWVAIPLAPAAAS; the protein is encoded by the coding sequence GTGACCGCGCCGGCACGCCGGGTGCGCGTCGGGGTGCTTGGCGCGGGGGCGTGGGCGAAGTTCGCGCACCTTCCCGGGTACAAGCGCGATCCACGCTGCGAGCTGGTCGCCATCGCGGACCCGGTGATCGAGCGGGCGCGGGAGTTCGCCGCGGAGTTCGGGATCCCGCACGTCTACGGCTCGCACGAGGAGCTCATCGCGCGTGCCGACCTGGACCTGGTGGATGTCTGCACGCCGAGCGCGACGCACTTCGCGCTGAGCTGGGCCGCGCTGGAGGCGGGCAAGCACGTGCTCTGCGAGAAGCCGGTGGCCTACGACTACACCGAGACGCTGCGCGCGGCCGCGTTCGCGAAGTCCCGGGGGCTGAAGACGAAGCTCGGCTTCACCTTCCGCTACAGCCCCGCGATGCGGTACATGAAGGAGCTGATCGACGAGGGGTTCGTGGGCACGCCGTTCATCTTCAACGGCTACGAGCAGAACTCGCAGTGGCTGGACCCGCAGACCCCGCTGCGCCAGGTGGACGTGGAGGCCGACCAGTCGGTGATCCAGGTGTCGTCGCTGGAAGGGTACGGTGCCCCGATCATGGACATCGGGCACCTGTTCATGGGCAGCCGCTTCGAGCAGGTGGTGGGCACGATGCGCAACTTCATCCCCGAGCGGATGGTGCGGCAGACGGGCACGATGATGCGCATGAACATCGACGACGGGGACATCTTCATCGGGGAGTTTGCCAGCGGCGCGATCGGGTCGATCCAGACCAGCTTCGTGACGGTGGGCAACTACCCGGGCATCGAGGCGCGGGTCTACGGCAGCAAGGGGGCGCTGATCTGCCGGCTGGTGGAGGAGAACGGCATCTGCGAGGTGCTGAAGGCCGCCACCGGCGACCAGGTCGAGTTCCGCGAGCTGGAGATCCCGGCGCGGTTCTACCCGCCGGGAGGCAACCGCGAGGAATCTTGGCGATCGCTGTTCTACGCCAACCTGGTGAGCTCGTTCATCACCGAGATCCTCAGCGACGGGCCGGAGAACGAGGGCAGCTTCGAGGACGGCGCGCACGTGCAGGAGCTGATCAATGCCGTCGAGCTGAGCTTCCGCGAGCGGCGCTGGGTCGCCATCCCCCTCGCACCCGCGGCGGCCTCCTGA
- a CDS encoding DUF885 domain-containing protein — MFLRLSALAILVACVDVSPVTAQGPQSAAFARVVDAYLDGFASRHPSIAAGNGLHQHDDRLDDFSAAAIAREIATLKRERARLRAFDPRRLTPDERVDQRILDGIIDGWLLEQETLRNWTRNPMLYASALSDGVSNLMTMENAPAPVRMRRLISKLAGVPALLAAARTNVRNPPRLFAERGVTFMRGAAGMLQTDVPLAFASERGTPLMDSLLRATAVAGPQITAYADWLEHEVLPRATGDFRIGAAAVARRYRAEELIGEPLPALVAIGERELAIYQRQFREAAGRLAPGRDPQAVWQDVRRDHPPRGDVVKATQRLVDSLTAFVVQRGLAVVPAGERVLVAAAQPFDLGFASMHASPPLENPPVTSYYRITDAAPSMPEAEAEAWLERYNYASLVNTSVHEAMPGHWLHSTYMRRTPGKVRRIWIGLNPFPQPSSGQDGWAHYTEQLMVEEKFGGGDPRLELAQLSDAMTRVCRLLSGIRVHSGQWTLAEAQGCFEREAYIPASAAKREAERATYDPTYGGYFLGKRGLLTLRRDVAARLGARFDLRTFHERFMTNGIAPIWAHRQLFLPGDTAPVIQ; from the coding sequence ATGTTCCTCCGCCTGTCTGCCCTCGCGATCCTGGTTGCCTGCGTCGACGTGTCCCCCGTCACCGCGCAGGGGCCGCAGTCGGCGGCGTTCGCGCGTGTCGTCGACGCGTACCTGGACGGCTTCGCCTCCCGGCACCCGTCCATCGCAGCCGGCAACGGCCTCCACCAGCACGACGACCGGCTCGACGACTTCTCGGCGGCCGCCATCGCGCGGGAGATCGCGACGCTGAAGCGGGAGCGCGCCCGGCTGCGCGCCTTCGACCCTCGCCGCCTCACCCCCGACGAGCGGGTGGACCAGCGGATCCTGGACGGCATCATCGATGGCTGGCTCCTGGAGCAGGAGACGCTCCGGAACTGGACGCGGAACCCGATGCTGTACGCCTCCGCGCTGTCCGACGGCGTGAGCAACCTGATGACGATGGAGAATGCGCCGGCGCCGGTGCGGATGCGGCGGCTGATCTCCAAGCTGGCCGGCGTGCCCGCGCTGCTCGCCGCGGCGCGGACGAACGTGCGCAACCCGCCGCGCCTCTTCGCCGAGCGGGGCGTCACCTTCATGCGCGGCGCCGCTGGCATGCTCCAGACCGATGTGCCGCTGGCCTTTGCATCGGAGCGCGGCACGCCGCTGATGGATTCCCTGCTGCGCGCGACGGCGGTGGCCGGCCCGCAGATCACCGCCTACGCCGACTGGTTGGAGCACGAGGTGCTGCCGCGTGCCACCGGAGACTTCCGCATCGGCGCCGCCGCGGTGGCGCGCCGGTATCGCGCCGAGGAGCTGATCGGCGAGCCGTTGCCGGCGCTGGTTGCGATCGGTGAGCGGGAGCTGGCGATATATCAGCGCCAGTTCCGCGAGGCCGCCGGCCGGCTGGCCCCCGGACGCGATCCCCAGGCGGTGTGGCAGGACGTGCGCCGCGATCACCCCCCGCGCGGCGACGTGGTGAAGGCCACGCAGCGCCTCGTGGATTCGCTCACGGCCTTCGTGGTGCAGCGCGGCCTGGCGGTGGTCCCGGCCGGCGAGCGGGTGCTGGTGGCCGCCGCGCAGCCCTTCGACCTGGGGTTCGCGTCGATGCACGCCTCGCCACCGCTCGAGAACCCGCCCGTCACGAGCTACTACCGCATCACCGACGCCGCGCCGTCGATGCCGGAGGCCGAGGCCGAGGCATGGCTGGAGCGATACAACTACGCGTCGCTGGTGAACACCTCGGTGCACGAGGCGATGCCGGGCCACTGGCTGCACTCCACCTACATGCGACGCACGCCGGGCAAGGTCCGCCGCATCTGGATCGGGCTCAATCCCTTCCCGCAGCCCTCGTCGGGGCAGGACGGCTGGGCGCACTACACCGAGCAGCTGATGGTGGAGGAGAAGTTCGGCGGCGGTGATCCGCGCCTCGAGCTGGCGCAGCTCAGCGATGCGATGACGCGCGTCTGCCGGCTGCTCTCGGGCATCCGTGTGCACTCGGGTCAGTGGACGCTCGCCGAGGCGCAGGGCTGTTTCGAGCGCGAGGCCTACATCCCGGCGTCGGCGGCGAAGCGCGAGGCCGAGCGCGCCACCTACGATCCGACGTACGGCGGCTACTTTCTCGGCAAGCGCGGCCTGCTCACCCTGCGCCGTGACGTGGCGGCGAGACTCGGCGCCCGGTTCGACCTCCGCACCTTCCACGAACGGTTCATGACCAACGGGATCGCCCCCATCTGGGCCCATCGCCAGCTCTTCCTGCCGGGCGACACCGCCCCGGTGATCCAGTGA
- a CDS encoding peptide ABC transporter substrate-binding protein, whose product MTRALVVPALFATALLLGGCGGETAGGAKGGAGTPAGDLLVIGYDREPDTMNRYATHILEDIESCVVEGLVTNDEKMQVVPVLALEVPELANGGVTLRKDGGMDVTWKLRPGVKWHDGVPHTSADVKFTVDAINKGDWKPESVDGFDRISSVDTPDSLTAVVHYREVYAPYRLQFVRGTLPRHLLAGKNIDAATEYNRRPLGTGPYRVAEWKTGEHILLEAAPGYWRGAEYPKIRRLLFRFLPNTTTRINQLKSGEVQMVALVPWDKVRELRGLPAVRLNQVVGNGYEHVTLNQRHFPPFAELAVRRAMAHAIDRNLIVGTLLDGLVTVVDGPIQPLSSAYEKEVTTYPYDPARARALLDSAGWLVGADGIRAKGGTRLAFTLITQSGFAIRENVSQALQQQLRAVGIDARVQLIDGTSISSVWFKGDFDAMLHWWQQGADPEITLFFAADRMPPAGRNINYFRDDTLTRMLYESDRTVDEGARIALLKAAQRRLATLVPELPLYNTSKVDAVPATLTGFTGNPTNAGPFWNVHQWQLTPR is encoded by the coding sequence GTGACGCGTGCACTGGTGGTCCCGGCCCTGTTCGCGACGGCCCTGCTGCTGGGTGGCTGCGGCGGCGAGACGGCCGGTGGGGCGAAGGGCGGTGCCGGCACCCCAGCCGGCGACCTGCTCGTGATCGGGTACGACCGCGAGCCCGACACGATGAACCGGTATGCCACGCACATCCTGGAGGACATCGAGTCGTGCGTGGTGGAGGGGCTGGTCACCAATGACGAAAAGATGCAGGTGGTGCCGGTGCTGGCGCTCGAGGTGCCGGAGCTCGCCAACGGCGGTGTGACGCTGCGGAAGGACGGCGGCATGGACGTCACCTGGAAGCTGCGGCCGGGCGTGAAGTGGCACGACGGGGTGCCGCACACGTCGGCCGACGTGAAGTTCACCGTCGACGCGATCAACAAGGGCGACTGGAAGCCGGAGAGCGTGGACGGCTTCGACCGCATCTCGTCGGTGGACACCCCCGACTCGCTGACCGCGGTGGTCCACTATCGCGAGGTGTATGCGCCGTACCGGCTGCAGTTCGTCCGCGGCACCCTGCCGCGGCACCTGCTGGCGGGGAAGAACATCGACGCGGCCACCGAGTACAACCGCCGCCCGCTGGGCACCGGGCCATACCGCGTGGCCGAGTGGAAGACCGGCGAGCACATCCTGCTGGAGGCGGCGCCCGGGTACTGGCGTGGCGCCGAGTACCCGAAGATCCGGCGGCTGCTGTTCCGGTTCCTGCCCAACACCACCACCCGCATCAACCAGCTCAAGTCGGGTGAGGTGCAGATGGTGGCGCTGGTGCCCTGGGACAAGGTGCGCGAGCTGCGCGGCCTGCCGGCGGTGCGGCTCAACCAGGTGGTGGGCAACGGCTACGAGCACGTGACGCTCAACCAGCGCCATTTCCCCCCGTTCGCCGAGCTGGCGGTGCGCCGCGCGATGGCGCATGCCATCGACCGCAACCTGATCGTGGGCACGCTGCTCGACGGGCTGGTGACGGTGGTCGACGGCCCGATCCAGCCACTGTCCAGCGCCTACGAGAAGGAAGTCACCACCTATCCCTACGACCCCGCTCGCGCCCGCGCGCTGCTCGACTCGGCCGGCTGGCTGGTGGGCGCCGATGGCATTCGCGCCAAGGGGGGCACGCGCCTCGCCTTCACCCTGATCACGCAATCGGGCTTCGCCATCCGCGAGAACGTCTCGCAGGCACTGCAGCAGCAGCTGCGTGCCGTCGGGATCGACGCGCGCGTGCAGCTCATCGACGGCACCTCGATCAGCAGCGTGTGGTTCAAGGGCGACTTCGACGCGATGCTCCACTGGTGGCAGCAGGGCGCCGATCCCGAGATCACGCTCTTCTTCGCCGCCGACCGCATGCCGCCGGCCGGCCGCAACATCAACTACTTCCGCGACGACACGCTGACGCGGATGCTCTACGAGTCGGACCGCACGGTGGACGAGGGCGCCCGGATCGCGCTCCTGAAGGCCGCGCAGCGCCGGCTGGCGACGCTGGTGCCGGAACTGCCGCTCTACAACACCTCCAAGGTGGACGCGGTGCCGGCGACCCTCACCGGCTTCACGGGCAATCCCACCAACGCCGGGCCGTTCTGGAACGTGCACCAGTGGCAGCTCACGCCGCGATGA
- a CDS encoding GAF domain-containing protein: protein MTSPSSDESRLTAAARLRAFEADARRFDGVLLELASLDRDDLVTVFASIAEAGALALGVERLSLWQYDRERSAMVCPVAWVRGAIEEEPAIISRERHPAYWSALHAARTLPVNSARTHPALQEMQDYVEAYGIGALLDSGIRVQKGTFGIVCVEHLGGPREWTALEEQFVASLADRLALAILLDTQRQLEMQLLQARKMEALAAMAGGVAHDFNNVLNVVLTSAGSAKAALAAGTDPAEDLDAIENAVLRAVHLTRTLTFLSRNETVGPALFDLNDAVREFAEHAPQLVPSTVRLHLLPAPQPLPLRGDRTFVDRALVTLCTHAVHAMRADGGSLTVAARSLRLDGTQRLHGISIAGGDWAHLRVLDTGEGIAADAVSRVFDPFFAARGSGTRGLGLSVVYGGVRQHGGHVAVESVVGRGTVFHLFFPLATA, encoded by the coding sequence GTGACGTCCCCCTCTTCCGACGAATCGCGGCTCACGGCCGCCGCGCGCCTCCGCGCCTTCGAGGCGGATGCGCGGCGCTTCGACGGCGTGCTGCTCGAGCTGGCCTCACTGGATCGCGACGACCTCGTCACGGTCTTCGCCAGCATCGCGGAAGCCGGCGCACTGGCGCTCGGCGTCGAGCGACTCTCGTTGTGGCAGTACGACCGGGAGCGCTCGGCAATGGTCTGCCCGGTGGCGTGGGTGCGTGGTGCCATCGAGGAGGAGCCGGCGATCATCTCGCGGGAGCGGCACCCGGCCTACTGGAGCGCGCTGCACGCCGCGCGCACACTGCCGGTGAACTCGGCGCGGACGCACCCGGCGCTGCAGGAGATGCAGGACTACGTGGAGGCGTACGGCATCGGTGCGCTGCTCGACAGCGGCATCCGCGTGCAGAAGGGCACGTTCGGCATCGTGTGCGTGGAGCACCTCGGCGGGCCGCGCGAGTGGACCGCGCTCGAGGAGCAGTTCGTGGCGTCGCTGGCCGACCGGCTCGCGCTGGCGATCCTGCTCGACACGCAACGGCAGCTCGAGATGCAGCTGCTGCAGGCGCGGAAGATGGAGGCGCTGGCCGCGATGGCCGGCGGCGTGGCGCACGACTTCAACAATGTGCTGAACGTGGTGCTCACCTCGGCCGGCTCGGCCAAGGCGGCCCTCGCCGCCGGCACTGACCCTGCGGAGGACCTCGACGCGATCGAGAATGCCGTGCTGCGCGCCGTGCACCTCACGCGCACGCTGACCTTCCTCAGCCGCAACGAGACCGTCGGGCCGGCGTTGTTCGACCTGAACGACGCGGTGCGTGAATTCGCCGAGCACGCGCCGCAGCTCGTGCCTTCGACCGTGCGGCTTCACCTGCTGCCGGCGCCGCAGCCGCTGCCGTTGCGCGGTGACCGCACCTTCGTGGACCGCGCGCTGGTGACGCTCTGCACGCACGCCGTGCATGCGATGCGGGCGGACGGCGGCTCCCTCACGGTCGCGGCGCGCAGCCTGCGGCTGGACGGCACGCAGCGGCTGCACGGGATCTCGATCGCGGGGGGCGACTGGGCGCACCTGCGGGTGCTCGACACCGGCGAGGGGATCGCCGCCGACGCCGTCTCGCGCGTGTTCGACCCCTTCTTCGCGGCGCGCGGCAGCGGCACGCGCGGGCTCGGCCTGTCGGTCGTCTACGGCGGCGTGCGACAGCACGGTGGCCACGTGGCGGTGGAGAGCGTGGTCGGGCGCGGGACTGTGTTCCACCTCTTCTTCCCGCTCGCCACCGCCTGA
- a CDS encoding response regulator codes for MAIGLGTLVLNVLLTRQIAEVERDARAIAESWLARSATLASFEADVREFRRQEALAALSVSDSVRSGHIRRLDSLRRRNDGAVATLRALDEQSASDTTGTVALRLKWQEYREHAFTDRALPSGEGSAALQEFRDREPRYQAMLASAGEAQAAMRAGAQGIALRTQNSPRSSQGLLLARLLLLLAAVVLAELLRRSWKERAEAEQRWHDVADQSVGVVFEVGPTGRVRFCSRSGCEVLGEPAERVSGRHALRFVHRADRRRALEMVREALPGAAPLRDLEVRITRRDGSIRWLAISAQALRAGDGAHDGFRGLAVDITRRAQAEQALAQGRRIEAIGTLAGGVAHDLNNVLTAVRGYAQLAQSQLPVQHHVQHDLSAITAAADRGAALVRRVLQFARQPSAERHPVEVSELVHEVVQLLRPQLPPGVKAEVDLPGRETFVMADPTELHQVVVNIASNAVHAMKVRGSVLRFTVRSTATDVVVCVSDDGDGMAPDVLERAIEPFFTTREIGDGTGMGLAVAHGVVTALGGSLQIESTPGVGTTVTVRVPRSAAAEPAQPTGPTRAPLAGDALRVMLVDDDPHVRNTVARLLTIAGHAVEVYAAAGPALESLHADRHGIDVILTDLTMPGMNGLEFAAHVQAMPGAPPVVMCSGYLDDATSQQAYAFGVQSLLDKPVQSADLLRVLHEAAALARTP; via the coding sequence GTGGCCATCGGGCTCGGCACGCTGGTGCTGAACGTGCTGCTCACCCGGCAGATCGCCGAAGTGGAACGGGATGCCCGGGCGATCGCGGAGTCGTGGCTGGCGCGCTCGGCGACGCTGGCCTCCTTCGAGGCGGACGTGCGGGAATTCCGCCGCCAGGAGGCGCTGGCGGCACTCAGCGTGTCCGACAGTGTGCGGTCCGGCCACATCCGGCGGCTCGACTCACTGCGCCGCCGGAACGATGGCGCGGTGGCCACCCTGCGTGCGCTCGACGAGCAGAGCGCCAGCGACACGACCGGGACCGTGGCCCTGCGCCTGAAGTGGCAGGAGTACCGGGAACACGCGTTCACGGACCGCGCGCTGCCAAGTGGCGAGGGCAGCGCCGCGCTGCAGGAGTTCCGGGACCGTGAGCCGCGCTATCAGGCCATGCTGGCGTCGGCCGGCGAGGCACAGGCGGCGATGCGGGCCGGCGCCCAGGGCATTGCACTCCGCACGCAGAACTCACCCCGCTCGTCGCAGGGACTGCTGCTGGCGCGGCTGCTCCTGCTGCTCGCCGCCGTGGTGCTGGCGGAACTGCTCCGCCGAAGCTGGAAGGAACGGGCGGAGGCCGAGCAGCGGTGGCACGACGTCGCCGACCAGTCGGTGGGGGTGGTGTTCGAAGTCGGGCCGACGGGACGGGTCCGGTTCTGCTCGCGTTCCGGATGTGAGGTGCTCGGGGAGCCTGCCGAGCGGGTGTCGGGGCGCCATGCGCTCCGCTTCGTGCACCGCGCCGACCGGCGCCGCGCGCTCGAGATGGTGCGCGAGGCGCTGCCGGGCGCCGCGCCGCTCCGCGACCTCGAGGTCCGCATCACCCGGCGGGACGGCAGCATCCGCTGGCTCGCCATCAGTGCGCAGGCACTGCGCGCCGGCGACGGCGCGCACGACGGGTTCCGTGGCCTGGCGGTGGACATCACACGCCGCGCGCAGGCCGAACAGGCGCTGGCGCAGGGCCGCCGCATCGAGGCGATCGGCACCCTGGCTGGCGGCGTGGCCCACGACCTGAACAACGTGCTCACCGCGGTCCGCGGCTACGCGCAACTCGCACAGTCGCAGCTCCCGGTCCAGCACCACGTGCAGCACGACCTCTCGGCCATCACCGCCGCGGCGGACCGCGGGGCGGCGCTGGTGCGCCGCGTGCTGCAGTTCGCGCGGCAGCCCAGCGCGGAGCGCCATCCGGTGGAGGTGTCGGAACTGGTGCACGAGGTGGTGCAGCTCCTGCGCCCGCAACTGCCCCCCGGCGTGAAGGCCGAGGTGGACCTGCCCGGGCGGGAGACGTTCGTCATGGCCGATCCCACCGAGCTGCACCAGGTGGTGGTGAACATCGCCTCGAACGCCGTGCACGCCATGAAGGTGCGCGGCAGCGTGCTGCGCTTCACCGTGCGCTCCACGGCGACGGACGTGGTGGTGTGCGTCAGCGACGACGGGGATGGCATGGCACCCGACGTGCTGGAACGCGCGATCGAGCCGTTCTTCACCACGCGCGAGATCGGTGACGGCACCGGCATGGGCCTCGCGGTGGCGCATGGCGTGGTGACGGCGCTGGGCGGGTCGCTGCAGATCGAGTCGACGCCGGGCGTCGGAACGACCGTCACGGTCCGCGTGCCCCGCAGCGCGGCGGCGGAGCCGGCCCAGCCCACCGGGCCCACACGTGCCCCGCTTGCCGGCGATGCGCTGCGGGTGATGCTGGTGGACGACGATCCACATGTCCGCAACACCGTCGCGCGGCTGCTCACGATTGCCGGCCACGCCGTGGAGGTCTACGCCGCGGCCGGTCCGGCACTCGAGTCGCTGCACGCCGACCGCCACGGCATCGACGTGATCCTCACCGACCTGACGATGCCGGGGATGAACGGGCTCGAGTTCGCCGCCCACGTGCAGGCGATGCCGGGCGCGCCACCGGTGGTGATGTGCAGCGGCTACCTGGACGACGCGACCAGCCAGCAGGCGTACGCGTTCGGTGTGCAGTCGCTGCTCGACAAGCCCGTGCAGTCGGCGGACCTGCTCCGGGTGCTTCACGAGGCGGCGGCGCTGGCACGCACCCCCTGA
- a CDS encoding ABC transporter permease, translating into MIRFVVRRVAQGIPLLLVISLLTFALIHAAPGGPLSTYLENPNVRPEDIERLRKAMGLDRPLGMQYLSWLAAFVRGDWGFSYADGRPVLDRMVERIPATLELVGAACVMALLAAVPAGIVAAVNRRFDRVSSVVAVAGISLPVFWLGLVLQLVFAGALGWLPSSGRASFDGGGLADRLAHLVLPATVLAAALSAAWSRYLRRAMRDTVSRPFMRAARSRGIGERRLLLHHALPNALPTFVTVVLLDVSMMASGAVVTESIFAWPGIGSLFTEALARRDYAVLMAFLMCGSVAVMLLNLVADLAVHAIDPRTREAA; encoded by the coding sequence GTGATCCGGTTCGTGGTCCGGCGCGTGGCGCAGGGGATTCCCCTGCTCCTCGTCATCTCGCTGCTCACCTTCGCGCTGATCCATGCGGCGCCGGGCGGGCCGCTGTCGACGTACCTCGAGAACCCCAACGTCCGGCCCGAGGACATCGAGCGCCTCCGGAAGGCGATGGGGCTCGACCGTCCGCTCGGCATGCAGTACCTGTCCTGGCTGGCGGCGTTCGTGCGCGGTGACTGGGGCTTCAGCTACGCCGACGGCCGTCCCGTGCTCGACCGGATGGTCGAGCGCATCCCGGCCACGCTGGAACTCGTCGGTGCGGCGTGCGTGATGGCGTTGCTGGCCGCCGTGCCGGCCGGCATCGTGGCGGCGGTGAACCGGCGCTTCGACCGGGTGAGCTCCGTGGTGGCGGTGGCGGGGATCTCGCTCCCGGTGTTCTGGCTCGGGCTCGTGCTGCAGCTCGTCTTCGCGGGGGCGCTGGGCTGGCTGCCGTCGTCGGGGCGCGCGTCGTTCGACGGCGGCGGCCTGGCCGACCGCCTCGCCCACCTCGTCCTGCCGGCGACCGTGCTCGCCGCCGCTCTCTCGGCGGCGTGGTCCCGCTACCTGCGCCGTGCGATGCGCGACACCGTCTCACGCCCCTTCATGCGCGCGGCGCGCTCCCGCGGCATCGGCGAGCGCCGCCTGCTGCTCCACCATGCGCTGCCGAATGCGCTGCCGACGTTCGTGACCGTGGTGCTCCTCGACGTGTCGATGATGGCCTCGGGCGCGGTGGTCACGGAGAGCATCTTCGCCTGGCCCGGCATCGGGAGCCTCTTCACCGAGGCGCTCGCGCGCCGCGACTACGCGGTGCTGATGGCGTTCCTGATGTGCGGCTCGGTGGCCGTGATGCTGTTGAACCTCGTGGCCGACCTGGCGGTGCATGCAATCGACCCGCGCACGCGGGAGGCCGCATGA
- a CDS encoding DUF885 family protein, with protein MRRLRAELADTEGATVAAMRRNPVLLDGELARANLDVRLAEHDSGYFHARNPALWTGEAIFGVVGLMIRDFAPLPERLPAIAARLRAIPAFLAALPAAITVPVPAPWLARAARECDAADGLFDRGLRAWLVQEGVGDDAAAPVLEAATQARAAFATLGTWVDAHQFADEADCAVGNTTFSILLRRGHCCDRTPRELLEAALAQLPRQQERLAAMLEEFGGTWEGAQAALAADRPTTATYYATFERRWHDCRAIVEAHDAVTWGDWPIRYVPIPPWAREFAPQLYWLFYRSPAPFDPYTVYDYVVTPVDATMPHDEQERRLRAWNNSTITLNHVVHHGAVGHHVQNWHARYRATSRIGRIAATDCASRIAMFQGGSMAEGWACYATLLMGELGMLTPLEQLSEQHTTVRMLARAIVDIRLHLQLCTFGEAVQFYQDVVGMSMDVATAETTKNSMFPCTALMYWLGTGTILALREELRLQHEVRGTPFVLRTFHDELLSRGAIPVMLAATLMTEGDT; from the coding sequence ATGCGCCGCCTGCGGGCCGAGCTCGCCGACACGGAAGGGGCGACGGTCGCCGCGATGCGGCGCAACCCGGTGCTGCTGGATGGCGAGCTGGCCCGCGCCAACCTCGACGTGCGTCTGGCCGAGCACGACAGCGGCTACTTCCATGCGCGAAACCCCGCGCTCTGGACCGGCGAGGCGATCTTCGGAGTCGTGGGTCTGATGATCCGCGACTTCGCGCCGCTGCCGGAGCGGCTCCCCGCCATCGCGGCACGGCTGCGCGCGATCCCGGCGTTCCTCGCCGCGCTGCCGGCGGCGATCACGGTGCCGGTGCCGGCCCCCTGGCTGGCGCGCGCCGCGCGCGAGTGTGACGCCGCCGACGGCCTCTTCGACCGCGGGCTGCGGGCGTGGCTCGTGCAGGAGGGAGTGGGCGATGATGCGGCGGCCCCGGTACTGGAGGCCGCGACACAGGCGCGCGCAGCGTTCGCGACGCTGGGCACGTGGGTGGACGCGCACCAGTTCGCCGACGAGGCCGATTGCGCGGTGGGCAACACCACCTTCAGCATCCTGCTCCGGCGCGGCCACTGCTGCGACCGCACGCCGCGCGAGCTGCTCGAGGCGGCGCTGGCACAGCTCCCGCGCCAGCAGGAGCGCCTGGCCGCGATGCTGGAGGAGTTCGGCGGCACCTGGGAGGGGGCGCAGGCGGCGCTGGCCGCCGACCGCCCCACCACGGCGACCTACTACGCCACCTTCGAGCGGCGCTGGCACGACTGCCGCGCGATCGTCGAGGCGCATGACGCCGTCACCTGGGGCGACTGGCCCATCCGGTACGTGCCGATCCCGCCGTGGGCGCGCGAGTTCGCCCCGCAGCTCTACTGGCTGTTCTACCGCTCCCCCGCCCCGTTCGACCCGTACACCGTCTACGACTACGTGGTGACGCCGGTCGACGCGACGATGCCGCACGACGAGCAGGAGCGCCGCCTGCGGGCGTGGAACAACAGCACCATCACGCTCAACCACGTGGTGCACCACGGCGCGGTCGGCCACCACGTGCAGAACTGGCACGCGCGGTACCGCGCCACGTCACGCATCGGCCGCATCGCCGCCACCGACTGCGCCAGCCGCATCGCGATGTTCCAGGGCGGCTCGATGGCCGAGGGCTGGGCCTGCTATGCCACGCTGCTGATGGGGGAGCTGGGCATGCTGACGCCGCTGGAGCAGCTCTCCGAACAGCACACCACCGTACGGATGCTGGCGCGCGCGATCGTGGACATCCGCCTGCACCTGCAGCTGTGCACCTTCGGCGAGGCGGTGCAGTTCTATCAGGACGTGGTCGGCATGTCGATGGACGTGGCCACGGCGGAGACGACGAAGAACTCGATGTTCCCGTGCACGGCACTGATGTACTGGCTTGGCACCGGCACCATCCTCGCGCTGCGCGAGGAGCTGCGCCTGCAGCACGAGGTGCGCGGCACGCCGTTCGTGCTGCGCACCTTCCACGACGAGCTGCTGAGCCGCGGGGCGATCCCCGTGATGCTGGCCGCCACCCTGATGACGGAGGGGGACACGTGA